The Euwallacea similis isolate ESF13 chromosome 15, ESF131.1, whole genome shotgun sequence genome has a window encoding:
- the LOC136413875 gene encoding xaa-Pro aminopeptidase 1-like isoform X2 — protein MREGHKNIPTRSQWLKSQFPKGARLGANPKIISEYMWKKFEHELAGTKIDLIALNVSIVDKIWPEHQRPRKRNKDAFIFEMEYAGKNYTTKLQEVRKMVKKAGADAMVVTSLDEIAWLLNIRGRDTPFSPFVRSYLIFDMDNVFLYVNRTQLELNEVTKYLHAQSSIRHHDTVQIKNYSDIWKDLRTQSQLYKKILVPSHCVYSEGASHAIYEHIFADKRLPYQSPIIYLKSIKNSVEIEGMKRAHIKDGAAMCDFFAYIETQMGKGKIFTELEIADILDDFRFEQLQSLGYSFRTKVGFAGNGAQPNYIPTKNTNAIIFDNGTVVIDSGGQYYEGTTSVTRTVHYGDPDAMMKEAYTRVLVGQITFSALTFPNNMKMADADILARGPLWDVGLDFLHETGHGVGSFSGVKESPIAIQYDLEVSTKQTFKPGYFFTIEPGYYKEGYFGVRIQNVFQVVEKPWLQHTSGHMYLGFKTLTLVPYQQKLMAMELLSTHHRKWLNRYNEEIRQEVGAELKRQNKMDGFYWMMENTKYIPENNSRRMSASWTLRFILSCTVLILL, from the exons ATGAGAGAAGGGCACAAAAACATTCCCACAAG ATCTCAGTGGCTCAAGTCTCAGTTCCCCAAAGGGGCCAGACTTGGGGCCAATCCGAAGATTATATCCGAGTATATGTGGAAGAAATTCGAGCACGAACTTGCAGGGACAAAAATCGATCTCATCGCTCTCAATGTGAGCATTGTGGACAAGATTTGGCCTGAACACCAGAGACCTAGAAAACGGAACAAAGATGCGTTTATCTTTGAGATGGAATACGCAG GTAAGAACTACACCACCAAGTTACAGGAGGTAAGGAAGATGGTGAAGAAAGCTGGGGCGGATGCCATGGTGGTTACTTCTCTAGATGAGATTGCTTGGTTATTGAATATCAGGGGCCGGGACACTCCATTTTCTCCATTTGTCAGGAGCTATCTCATATTCGACATGGACAATGTGTTTCTATATGTAAACCGTACACAACTAGAATTAAACGAAGTTACTAAATACTTGCATGCTCAGTCTTCAATCAGGCATCATGATACTGTGCA aatcaAGAATTACTCAGATATATGGAAGGACTTGAGAACCCAATCTCagttatacaaaaaaatactagTGCCCTCTCATTGCGTCTATAGTGAGGGGGCTAGTCATGCAATCTACGAACATATTTTTGCAGACAAACGACTGCCCTATCAATCTCCtataatttacttaaaatcaataaagaaTTCGGTGGAAATTGAAGGGATGAAGAGGGCACATATCAAAGACGGAGCGGCAATGtgcgacttttttgcttataTTGAGACCCAG AtgggaaaaggaaaaattttcaCAGAATTAGAAATAGCAGATATATTGGACGACTTCAGATTTGAACAACTGCAGAGCTTGGGATACAGCTTCAGAACTAAAGTGGGTTTTGCCGGAAATGGAGCACAGCCCAACTATATCCCTACCAAAAATACTAACGCCATAATCTTCGATAATGGAACTGTAGTAATAGATTCGGGAGGGCAATATTATG AAGGTACAACCAGCGTTACAAGAACTGTCCATTATGGAGATCCTGATGCAATGATGAAGGAGGCATACACAAGGGTGTTGGTGGGGCAAATCACCTTTTCAGCCTTGACTTTTcctaataatatgaaaatggcAGATGCAGACATATTAGCTAGGGGTCCTTTGTGGGATGTTGGACTCGATTTTTTACACGAAACTGGACATGGTGTAGGCTCCTTTTCTGGAGTGAAGGAAT CTCCTATCGCGATTCAGTATGATTTAGAAGTGTCCACGAAACAAACATTCAAAcctggatatttttttactatag AGCCAGGTTACTACAAAGAAGGTTACTTTGGAGTAAGAATACAGAATGTTTTCCAAGTGGTAGAAAAACCATGGTTGCAGCATACCTCAGGACATATGTATCTGGGCTTCAAAACTTTAACTTTAGTACCTTATCAACAGAAACTTATGGCAATGGAGTTACTTTCAACACATCAC CGAAAATGGCTGAACCGTTACAATGAGGAAATTCGACAAGAAGTAGGCGCAGAACTAAAGcgacaaaataaaatggatgGTTTCTACTGGATGATGGAAAACACCAAGTACATTCCAGAAAATAATTCCAGGAGAATGTCGGCTAGTTGGACATTAAGATTTATATTGTCCTgtacagttttaattttactctAG
- the LOC136413895 gene encoding acyl-coenzyme A thioesterase 13-like, whose translation MLKPRLAPAELMQHVRKSKLFDRVLEKVNIISLKDGNGLAEFTVQEEHTNHKGELHSGFVCSVADYLSSYSFSTHELGNNYHVSIDMQITFYKPPAKMGDEIEVVSKTLRGGHSIAFLEVLLKNKNTGQLLVKGNHNMYLLHPQLPKEHTTEHAQKVLEEHEGKLRNMDKND comes from the exons ATGTTGAAGCCAAGACTGGCTCCTGCAGAATTAATGCAACATGTAAGAAAATCCAAACTGTTTGATAGGGTGTTAGAAAAG GTCAACATAATTTCACTTAAAGATGGAAATGGATTAGCTGAATTTACAGTCCAAGAAGAGCACACAAATCACAAGGGAGAGCTACATTCTGGATTTGTGTGTTCAGTGGCGGACTATCTTTCAAGTTACTCATTTTCAACACATGAACTGGggaataattaccatgtatcTATAGATATGCAAATAAC GTTTTATAAACCTCCAGCCAAGATGGGTGATGAGATAGAAGTAGTTTCAAAGACATTACGTGGCGGCCATTCAATTGCATTTCTGGAAGTGTTACTGAAGAATAAGAATACCGGACAACTATTGGTTAAAGGAAATCACAACATGTATCTTTTACATCCTCAATTACCAAAGGAACATACCACTGAACACGCCCAGAAAGTTCTTGAAGAGCATGAGGGCAAATTGAGGAATATggataaaaatgattaa
- the CCT8 gene encoding T-complex protein 1 subunit theta, translating to MALHVPKAPGFAQMMKDGSRYFSGLEEAVIRNIKACKEFSHSVRSAYGPNGMNKMVINHIEKQFVTSDAATIIRELDVEHPAAKLIIFASEMQDAEVGDGTNFVVILAGALLECSEELIRLGVTPTEVAEGYEKGLEKCLELLPSLVNYKVEDNHDINEVKQAIKSSIASKQYGNEEFLAALVAKTCISIMPEQTTFNVDNVRVCKVLGSGLQSSQVVQGMVFKRQVEGEITLAENAKIAVYSCPIDIMQTETKGTVLIKTADELMNFSRGEENLLELQIKSIAESGAKVVVAGAKFGDMALHYIHKYNLMAVRLNSKFDLRRLCKTVNATIMPRLIAPSAEELGYCDEVRLEELGETPIVAFRQKGKESRIATVVIRGATDNYMDDIERAIDDGVNSFKGLCRDPRFLPGAGATEAELAMQLLKFADTLPGLEQYSIRKFASALETFPKVLAENSGMKSQIVLDKILDMHQHGLKNVGVDIESENSILDAVERKIFDLYQAKYWGLKYAVDAAVTILRVDQIIMAKRAGGPKARQPQGSDDES from the exons ATGGCCCTCCACGTTCCTAAAGCCCCGGGCTTTGCCCAAATGATGAAAGACGGCTCCCGG tatttctcCGGTCTCGAAGAAGCAGTAATCCGAAATATTAAAGCCTGCAAGGAATTCTCCCATTCTGTTCGTTCAGCTTATGGCCCCAATGGCATGAATAAAATGGTTATTAATCATATAGAAAAACAGTTTGTCACAAGTGATGCTGCTACAATAATAAGGGAATTGGATGTAGAGCATCCTGCAGCcaaactaataatttttgcaagTGAAATGCAGGATGCCGAAGTTGGTGATGGAACCAATTTTGTAGTCATATTAGCTGGTGCTTTACTAG AGTGCTCAGAAGAGCTAATTCGTCTTGGGGTAACCCCTACTGAGGTGGCAGAAGGATATGAAAAGGGACTTGAAAAATGTCTAGAACTTCTACCTAGTTTGGTTAATTATAAAGTGGAAGATAACCATGATATAAATGAAGTCAAACAAGCCATTAAATCTTCCATTGCATCAAAGCAATATGGAAATGAGGAGTTTTTGGCTGCGCTGGTTGCCAAGACTTGTATTTCAATTATGCCTGAACAAACAACTTTCAACGTTGATAATGTGAGAGTATGCAAAGTTTTGGGGTCTGGATTGCAAAGTTCACAG GTAGTTCAAGGAATGGTTTTTAAACGACAAGTAGAAGGTGAAATTACCCTTGcggaaaatgcaaaaattgcgGTTTACAGCTGTCCCATTGATATTATGCAAACAGAAACTAAAG GAACGGTTCTAATTAAAACCGCTGATGAATTAATGAACTTCAGTAGGGGCGAGGAGAATCTCTTGGAACTTCAAATCAAGTCAATCGCGGAATCTGGGGCTAAAGTAGTTGTTGCAGGTGCCAAGTTTGGAGACATGGCTTTGCATTATATTCacaaatacaatttaatgGCCGTGAGACTTAATTCCAAATTCGATTTAAGGCGATTGTGTAAAACA GTAAATGCGACAATAATGCCGAGGTTGATAGCCCCTTCTGCTGAAGAACTGGGTTATTGTGATGAAGTGCGTTTAGAGGAATTGGGAGAGACTCCCATTGTGGCGTTCAGGCAAAAAGGAAAAGAGTCTAGGATAGCCACTGTAGTCATTAGAGGTGCTACTGATAATTACATGGACGATATTGAGAGGGCCATTGATGATGGAGTTAACTCCTTCAAG ggATTGTGCAGAGATCCAAGATTCTTACCCGGCGCAGGCGCCACGGAAGCTGAATTAGCAATGCAGCTGCTTAAATTTGCAGATACTCTTCCTGGTCTGGAACAATATTCTATAAGGAAATTTGCCTCGGCCTTGGAGACATTCCCAAAAGTTTTGGCCGAAAACAGTGGCATGAAATCTCAGATAGTATTAGACAAGATCCTAGATATGCATCAGCACGGACTGAAGAACGTTGGGGTGGATATTGAATCAGAAAACTCCATTTTGGATGCCGTTGAACGAAAGATATTCGATCTGTACCAAGCGAAGTATTGGGGCCTTAAATATGCCGTAGATGCGGCAGTTACAATTTTAAGAGTCGATCAAATTATCATGGCAAAGAGGGCCGGAGGACCGAAAGCGAGGCAGCCACAAGGCAGCGATGATGAATCTTAG
- the LOC136413883 gene encoding catalase-like, protein MSHTVVAYDNRDAASKVLLEFSKKHESNDDSMTTDGGNPVDRHEASLTVGYNGPFLLQDTVLMDELTHFSRERIPERVVHAKGAGAFGYFEVTHDITEYTAATVFSEVGKKTPIAIRFSEVAGERGYPDTYRDLRGFAMKFYTEDGIWDLVGNNSPIFFVNDAINFPMFMHALKRNPVTNIRPDYDAFWDFVSLRTESTHQTLQLFTDRGIPASYRKMHGYGANTYSFINSDGTFCYCKFHYKCNQGIENLTQAEADRLAGVDGDFYVRDLYNAIHNGEFPSWSFYIQIMTPEQASKSPYDPFDNSKVWLHGDYPLIPVGRFVLNKNPTNYFAEIEQIAFDVSHIIPGIHYSPDRMLQGRIFNYGDTQRYRLGINSDQLPVNSPFQIHSYNRDGQSTLVSQGGGPNYFPNSFNGPRNDKRARALAPRIPLTGLVERTDYGLVDNYSQARLLWTRVIKEDERQRTIENLLSWLRQTNPVIAERAISNMFEKVDEELGARLREGLRQHQQVTSSTHVLL, encoded by the exons ATGTCCCATACAGTTGTGGCTTACGACAACAGAGATGCTGCCTCGAAGGTGTTGTTGGAGTTCTCAAAAAAGCATGAG AGCAATGACGATAGTATGACCACCGATGGTGGCAATCCAGTGGATCGTCACGAGGCTAGCTTGACCGTGGGCTACAATGGACCTTTTCTGCTTCAAGACACAGTCCTCATGGACGAATTAACCCATTTTAGCAGAGAACGTATTCCTGAAAGAGTTGTTCATGCCAAAGGAGCTGGAGCATTCGGATATTTCGAAGTCACTCATGATATCACCGAATACACTGCTGCTACTGTCTTTTCTGAAGTGGGGAAGAAGACCCCGATTGCAATAAG GTTTTCTGAGGTAGCTGGAGAACGTGGTTATCCAGACACTTACAGAGATCTCAGAGGATTCGCAATGAAGTTCTACACTGAGGATGGAATTTGGGATTTGGTGGGCAATAATAGCCCAATTTTCTTCGTCAATGATGCCATTAATTTCCCAATGTTTATGCATGCcttaaaaag GAATCCTGTAACCAACATCAGGCCCGATTACGACGCTTTCTGGGACTTCGTGTCATTGAGAACTGAAAGCACCCATCAGACTTTGCAGTTGTTTACTGATAGAGGCATTCCTGCAAGCTACAGGAAGATGCATGGATATGGGGCCAATACTTACTCGTTTATCAATTCAGACGGGACTTTTTGCTACTGCAAGTTTCACTATAAGTGCAACCAAG gCATAGAAAATCTCACCCAGGCCGAAGCAGATAGATTGGCAGGGGTAGATGGAGATTTTTATGTTAGGGACCTATACAATGCGATTCACAATGGGGAGTTTCCTTCCTGGTCGTTTTATATTCAG ATTATGACCCCAGAACAAGCATCCAAAAGCCCTTACGACCCTTTCGATAACTCCAAGGTGTGGCTTCACGGAGACTACCCCCTCATTCCAGTTGGGAGAtttgttttgaacaaaaatcCTACCAACTACTTTGCAGAAATTGAGCAAATCGCCTTTGATGTGTCTCATATTATTCCTG GAATCCATTATTCTCCTGATAGAATGCTCCAGGGCAGAATATTCAATTATGGAGACACTCAGCGGTACAGATTGGGAATCAACAGCGATCAGCTTCCTGTGAACTCCCCCTTTCAG ATTCACAGCTACAACAGGGACGGCCAATCCACCCTGGTAAGCCAAGGAGGGGGGCCCAATTACTTCCCTAATAGCTTCAACGGTCCTAGAAATGACAAAAGGGCCAGGGCTTTAGCCCCGAGGATCCCTCTTACTGGCTTGGTTGAAAGAACCGATTATGGTTTGGTGGACAACTACTCTCAAGCTCGACTTTTGTGGACCAGG GTTATCAAAGAGGACGAGAGGCAGAGGACTATTGAGAATTTATTGAGTTGGCTGAGGCAGACAAATCCCGTTATCGCTGAAAGGGCTATTTCTAATATGTTTGAGAAGGTCGATGAAGAGTTGGGGGCTAGATTGAGAGAAGGACTGAGGCAACATCAGCAAGTTACATCCTCTACTCATGTGCTTTTATAA
- the LOC136413885 gene encoding catalase-like — translation MPSNKNFVRDPVADQLVNYAKKHEGEERSITTNTGNPIGCKEASLTVDYHGPTLLQDVMLLDDLSHFTKERNPERVVHAKGAGAFGYFEVTHNISKFTAAKPFSELGKKTPIAMRFSTVAGERGYADTVRDVRGFAIKFYTEDGIWDIVGNNTPIFFIKDAALFSSFIHVMKRNPVTNIRPDYDMFWDFCSLRPETTHQTIITFSDRGIPRSYRTMHGYGSHTYGFVNKEGAFHWVKYHFISNQGIQNIPSKEAQQLAGSDPDYHTRDLYNAISRGDHPSWDFYIQIMTPEQASKSPYDPFDLTKVWLHSEYPLIPVGRIVLNKIPGNYYAEIEQIAMDVANLIPGVEISPDRMLQGRMFAYRDTHQYRLGPNYSQLPVNAPYHIHNYNRDGYGTVNSQGGAPNYHPNSFGGPEDNRRAKALSLAIPLHGEATRIDSGNDDNYTQARLLYQNVLKEDEKQRLVDNLVEWLQRATKTIQKRAIENMFDPVDKSLGNRLREALQLEEEFHIDF, via the exons ATGCCTTCaaataagaattttgttcGAGACCCTGTAGCTGACCAGTTGGTCAATTATGCCAAAAAACATGAG GGTGAAGAAAGGTCTATAACCACCAATACTGGCAATCCAATAGGGTGTAAAGAGGCGAGTTTGACTGTGGATTACCATGGGCCCACTTTGCTGCAAGATGTGATGCTTTTGGATGATTTGAGTCATTTTACGAAAGAGAGAAACCCTGAGAGGGTTGTTCACGCCAAAGGAGCTGGAGCTTTTGGTTACTTCGAGGTAACTCATAATATTTCCAAATTCACTGCTGCGAAACCATTTTCCGAGCTTGGAAAAAAGACACCGATAGCCATGAG attcTCCACTGTGGCTGGCGAGAGGGGTTACGCAGATACTGTAAGAGACGTTAGGGGCTTCGCAATTAAATTCTACACTGAAGATGGAATATGGGACATTGTGGGCAACAATACTCCGATATTTTTCATCAAAGATGCCGCTTTGTTTTCTAGTTTTATTCACGTCATGAAACG AAATCCAGTTACCAACATCAGACCGGATTATGACATGTTCTGGGATTTTTGCTCATTGCGACCTGAAACCACCCATCAAACCATAATTACATTTTCCGATAGAGGAATTCCCAGGTCTTATAGAACCATGCATGGGTACGGTTCCCATACCTACGGCTTTGTCAACAAAGAGGGAGCTTTTCACTGGGTCAAGTACCATTTCATTTCAAATCAAG gaaTCCAGAATATCCCATCGAAGGAAGCTCAACAATTAGCAGGCTCAGATCCAGATTACCACACACGAGATCTCTACAATGCAATTTCCAGAGGTGATCACCCATCCTGGGACTTTTATATCCAAATAATGACTCCTGAACAAGCTTCTAAGTCCCCATATGACCCTTTTGATTTAACTAAAGTTTGGTTACATTCAGAGTACCCTTTAATTCCTGTAGGGCGCATTGTCCTGAATAAAATTCCGGGAAACTATTATGCCGAGATCGAACAAATTGCCATGGACGTTGCCAATTTAATACCAG GGGTGGAAATTTCTCCTGATCGAATGCTTCAAGGGAGGATGTTCGCTTATAGGGACACTCATCAATACCGCCTAGGGCCTAATTATTCTCAATTGCCAGTTAATGCTCCTTATCACATTCACAATTATAACAGGGATGGATATGGTACAGTTAATAGTCAAGGAGGGGCTCCCAATTACCATCCCAATAGCTTTGGAGGGCCTGAGGATAATCGCAGAGCTAAAGCTCTATCACTAGCAATTCCATTGCATGGGGAAGCTACTAG aattGATAGCGGAAATGATGACAATTACACTCAAGCTCGACTTCTATACCAAAACGTCCTTAAGGAGGATGAAAAGCAAAGGTTGGTGGATAATTTGGTTGAATGGTTACAACGTGCCACGAAAACGATTCAGAAAAGAGCAATTGAGAATATGTTTGATCCTGTGGATAAATCCTTGGGGAATAGATTGAGAGAAGCTTTGCAGCTGGAAGAGGAGTTCCACATTGATTtctga
- the LOC136413875 gene encoding xaa-Pro aminopeptidase ApepP-like isoform X1 produces the protein MVPRIGSVLMLCYYIVVTLAFDEELIERGELRKACSKRGNPIPPARRVNTTMRLIEMRQIMKSEVILGTRPIDAYIVTSSDEHQSVETDEYDRRREFISGFSGSYGDTIITIDKAVLWTDGRYHLQADEQIDCNWLLMREGHKNIPTRSQWLKSQFPKGARLGANPKIISEYMWKKFEHELAGTKIDLIALNVSIVDKIWPEHQRPRKRNKDAFIFEMEYAGKNYTTKLQEVRKMVKKAGADAMVVTSLDEIAWLLNIRGRDTPFSPFVRSYLIFDMDNVFLYVNRTQLELNEVTKYLHAQSSIRHHDTVQIKNYSDIWKDLRTQSQLYKKILVPSHCVYSEGASHAIYEHIFADKRLPYQSPIIYLKSIKNSVEIEGMKRAHIKDGAAMCDFFAYIETQMGKGKIFTELEIADILDDFRFEQLQSLGYSFRTKVGFAGNGAQPNYIPTKNTNAIIFDNGTVVIDSGGQYYEGTTSVTRTVHYGDPDAMMKEAYTRVLVGQITFSALTFPNNMKMADADILARGPLWDVGLDFLHETGHGVGSFSGVKESPIAIQYDLEVSTKQTFKPGYFFTIEPGYYKEGYFGVRIQNVFQVVEKPWLQHTSGHMYLGFKTLTLVPYQQKLMAMELLSTHHRKWLNRYNEEIRQEVGAELKRQNKMDGFYWMMENTKYIPENNSRRMSASWTLRFILSCTVLILL, from the exons ATTACATTGTCGTCACTCTCGCGTTCGATGAGGAGTTGATCGAAAGAGGAGAGCTAAGGAAAGCATGTTCGAAAAGAGGAAATCCCATTCCTCCCGCCAGGCGGGTTAACACCACAATGAG attaattgAAATGAGACAAATAATGAAATCCGAAGTGATATTGGGAACCCGCCCCATTGATGCCTATATTGTGACGTCAAGCGATGAACATCAG AGTGTTGAAACTGACGAATATGATCGAAGACGGGAGTTCATCTCCGGCTTCAGTGGAAGCTATGGAGATACCATAATCACCATTGACAAAGCAGTGCTGTGGACCGATGGGCGGTACCATTTACAGGCGGATGAACAAATTGATTGCAATTGGCTGTTAATGAGAGAAGGGCACAAAAACATTCCCACAAG ATCTCAGTGGCTCAAGTCTCAGTTCCCCAAAGGGGCCAGACTTGGGGCCAATCCGAAGATTATATCCGAGTATATGTGGAAGAAATTCGAGCACGAACTTGCAGGGACAAAAATCGATCTCATCGCTCTCAATGTGAGCATTGTGGACAAGATTTGGCCTGAACACCAGAGACCTAGAAAACGGAACAAAGATGCGTTTATCTTTGAGATGGAATACGCAG GTAAGAACTACACCACCAAGTTACAGGAGGTAAGGAAGATGGTGAAGAAAGCTGGGGCGGATGCCATGGTGGTTACTTCTCTAGATGAGATTGCTTGGTTATTGAATATCAGGGGCCGGGACACTCCATTTTCTCCATTTGTCAGGAGCTATCTCATATTCGACATGGACAATGTGTTTCTATATGTAAACCGTACACAACTAGAATTAAACGAAGTTACTAAATACTTGCATGCTCAGTCTTCAATCAGGCATCATGATACTGTGCA aatcaAGAATTACTCAGATATATGGAAGGACTTGAGAACCCAATCTCagttatacaaaaaaatactagTGCCCTCTCATTGCGTCTATAGTGAGGGGGCTAGTCATGCAATCTACGAACATATTTTTGCAGACAAACGACTGCCCTATCAATCTCCtataatttacttaaaatcaataaagaaTTCGGTGGAAATTGAAGGGATGAAGAGGGCACATATCAAAGACGGAGCGGCAATGtgcgacttttttgcttataTTGAGACCCAG AtgggaaaaggaaaaattttcaCAGAATTAGAAATAGCAGATATATTGGACGACTTCAGATTTGAACAACTGCAGAGCTTGGGATACAGCTTCAGAACTAAAGTGGGTTTTGCCGGAAATGGAGCACAGCCCAACTATATCCCTACCAAAAATACTAACGCCATAATCTTCGATAATGGAACTGTAGTAATAGATTCGGGAGGGCAATATTATG AAGGTACAACCAGCGTTACAAGAACTGTCCATTATGGAGATCCTGATGCAATGATGAAGGAGGCATACACAAGGGTGTTGGTGGGGCAAATCACCTTTTCAGCCTTGACTTTTcctaataatatgaaaatggcAGATGCAGACATATTAGCTAGGGGTCCTTTGTGGGATGTTGGACTCGATTTTTTACACGAAACTGGACATGGTGTAGGCTCCTTTTCTGGAGTGAAGGAAT CTCCTATCGCGATTCAGTATGATTTAGAAGTGTCCACGAAACAAACATTCAAAcctggatatttttttactatag AGCCAGGTTACTACAAAGAAGGTTACTTTGGAGTAAGAATACAGAATGTTTTCCAAGTGGTAGAAAAACCATGGTTGCAGCATACCTCAGGACATATGTATCTGGGCTTCAAAACTTTAACTTTAGTACCTTATCAACAGAAACTTATGGCAATGGAGTTACTTTCAACACATCAC CGAAAATGGCTGAACCGTTACAATGAGGAAATTCGACAAGAAGTAGGCGCAGAACTAAAGcgacaaaataaaatggatgGTTTCTACTGGATGATGGAAAACACCAAGTACATTCCAGAAAATAATTCCAGGAGAATGTCGGCTAGTTGGACATTAAGATTTATATTGTCCTgtacagttttaattttactctAG